The Sphingorhabdus lutea genome segment TTTTGCCGCGCATGAATGATGATGTGAATGAAGAATGGGCGAATGATAAAACCCGTCATGTTGTCGATGGTTTGACCAAAAGGCGTTTGGATGCGCCCTATGTCCGTAAAGACGGCAAATTGGTAAAGGCAAGCTGGGCAGAGGCATTTGAGGCGATTAAGGCTGTTAATGCTGGCTCGTCGGTTGCGGCAATTGCTGGTGATTTGGTCGATTGTGAAACCATGTATGCGGCAAAGGCTTTGCTCGCCAAAATGGGCAGCAGCATGTTGGAAGGTCGCCAGACTGGCATGAAATATGATGTCTCATCGTTAAGCGCGGTGAATTTCAACACGGGCATTGCCGCGATTGAGGATGCGGATGTCATCTTGCTTATCGGCACAAATGTCCGTTGGGAAGCCCCCTTGGTCAACACCCGTATTGGCAAGGCAGTTCGCCGTAAAGGGGCAAAGGTTTTTGTCATTGGCGATGAAATTGACTTAACATATCGTGCGGAATTTTTGGGCAATGATGCAGCCTTAATCGGCAAATTGCCAAAGGCGGCGGCCGATGCGTTGAAAAATGCAGCACGTCCCGCGGTGATTATTGGTGGCGGTGCATTGGCAGCCGAAGGCGTGCATGGCGCGGCGTTGAAATTGGCCGAAAAATATAATTTGGTGCGTGATTTAGAAGATGGCCGTTCTTGGAATGGCTTTAATGCGCTTCATTTTTCTGCGGCGCGGATGGGCGGCTTAATGCTTGGCTATGCACAGGTGGGCGGCATATCAGATATTGTGGCGGCGCAACCTAAATTGACGTTCTTCCTTGGTGCGGATGAGGTTGATTTCACTAAATTTGAAAATAGTTTGAAAGTTTTTGTTGGCCATCATGGTGATAAGGGCGCTCATGCTGCGGATGTCATTTTGCCCGCCGCTGCCTATACCGAGAAAAATGGCACATATGTCAATTTAGAAGGGCGCGTTCAATTTTCAAATAAGGCGGTATTTGCCCCTGGTGATGCCCGCGAAGATTGGTCAATTTTCCGTGCTTTATCCGAAATATTGGGACATAAACTTCCTTTTGATAATTTTGATGATTGCCGCGCCGAAATGGTTAAGCAGGTTCCTGCCTTGGGCGTTGAGGGCTTGGCCGATTATGGTTGGGCCGTTCCCAAATTATCAGATAAAGCCGCAGGGGCAATAAATTATCCGATAAAGGATTTTTATCTGACCAATGCCATTTGCCGTGCAAGCGACACCATGAACCGTTGTTCAAAAGAATTGATCCATGGTGAAGATATGTTGGAGGCCGCGGAATGACCGAATTTTTTATCTCTTTGGGCATGAACTTTGAATGGGCGTGGTTCACCGCAACAATTGCGGGCATATTGTTAATTGCCTTGCCTTTGATGCTTGCAGTGGCGATGATTATTTATGTCGATCGTAAAATTTGGGCCGCAATGGCGCTGCGCAAGGGGCCAAATGTGGTTGGCCCATTTGGCTTATTGCAAAGCTTTGCCGATGGTCTGAAGGTATTTTTACAAGAAACAATCATTCCATCCAGCGCAAATAAGGGGTTGTTTTTAATCGCTCCGATTATCACCTTTACCGTGGCCTTATTGGCATGGGCGGTGATACCATTTAGCGAAACCGCGATATTATCGAATATCAATGTTGGGCTGCTCTATATTTTGGCGGTCAGCTCGCTTGGCGTTTATGGTGTTGTTATCTCCGGTTGGGCTTCAAATTCCAAATATCCTTTTTTCTCGGCCATGCGTGCCGCTGCTCAAATGATAAGTTATGAAGTATCAATCGGCTTTATCATCATTTCGGTCGTGTTATTTGCCGGCTCTTTCAACATGATGGAAATTGTTGAGGGACAGCGCGGATTTGGCCTAGGCTTTGTTAACGCATTTGGTTTTAATATTTTAATGTTCCCCATGGCGATTATGTTCTTAATCTCTGCATTGGCGGAAACCGCGCGTGCTCCATTTGATTTGACCGAGGCGGAAAGTGAGCTGGTCGCGGGCTATCAAACCGAATATAGTTCCATGTCGTTCGCGCTATTCTGGCTTGGTGAATATGCCAATGTGTTGTTAATGTGCGCGTTGAACGCCATCTTATTTTGGGGTGGATATTTGCCGCCCGTGGATTGGGCGCCATTATATGCTGTGCCTGGCATTATTTGGTTGTTCGCCAAAATATTCTTCTTCTTCTTTGTATTTAGCTGGGTAAAGGCAACGGTTCCGCGCTATCGCTATGACCAACTTATGCGCTTGGGATGGAAAATATTCCTGCCTATATCGCTTTTCTGGGTATTTCTGGTGAGCGGATATTTAATGCTGACGAGGTATTCATAATGTCAAATATTTCCCATCTTATTAAATCATTCACCCTTTGGGAATTTGCAAAGGCGCATTGGCTTACCTTAAAATATTTTTTCAAGCCCAAGGCGACGATCAATTATCCATTTGAGAAAAACCCTATCAGTCCCCGTTTCCGTGGGGAGCACGCGCTGCGCCGTTACCCAAATGGCGAAGAACGCTGCATTGCGTGTAAATTATGCGAGGCTGTTTGCCCCGCGCAGGCCATTACGATTGAGGCTGAGCCGCGCGATGATGGTTCACGTCGCACCACGCG includes the following:
- the nuoG gene encoding NADH-quinone oxidoreductase subunit NuoG, translated to MPKVTVDGIEIEVPEGATVLQAAELAGKEIPRFCYHERLSIAGNCRMCLVEVKPGPPKPQASCALPAMEGQEIRTDSQMVKKAREGVMEFLLINHPLDCPICDQGGECDLQDQAVAFGRGSSRYEENKRAVTEKYMGPIVKTVMTRCIQCTRCVRFAEEVAGIEEIGAIGRGENMQITSYLEHAVQSELSGNVVDLCPVGALTSKPYAFEARPWELKKTLGIDVMDAVGTNVRFDARGREVLRILPRMNDDVNEEWANDKTRHVVDGLTKRRLDAPYVRKDGKLVKASWAEAFEAIKAVNAGSSVAAIAGDLVDCETMYAAKALLAKMGSSMLEGRQTGMKYDVSSLSAVNFNTGIAAIEDADVILLIGTNVRWEAPLVNTRIGKAVRRKGAKVFVIGDEIDLTYRAEFLGNDAALIGKLPKAAADALKNAARPAVIIGGGALAAEGVHGAALKLAEKYNLVRDLEDGRSWNGFNALHFSAARMGGLMLGYAQVGGISDIVAAQPKLTFFLGADEVDFTKFENSLKVFVGHHGDKGAHAADVILPAAAYTEKNGTYVNLEGRVQFSNKAVFAPGDAREDWSIFRALSEILGHKLPFDNFDDCRAEMVKQVPALGVEGLADYGWAVPKLSDKAAGAINYPIKDFYLTNAICRASDTMNRCSKELIHGEDMLEAAE
- the nuoH gene encoding NADH-quinone oxidoreductase subunit NuoH, whose amino-acid sequence is MTEFFISLGMNFEWAWFTATIAGILLIALPLMLAVAMIIYVDRKIWAAMALRKGPNVVGPFGLLQSFADGLKVFLQETIIPSSANKGLFLIAPIITFTVALLAWAVIPFSETAILSNINVGLLYILAVSSLGVYGVVISGWASNSKYPFFSAMRAAAQMISYEVSIGFIIISVVLFAGSFNMMEIVEGQRGFGLGFVNAFGFNILMFPMAIMFLISALAETARAPFDLTEAESELVAGYQTEYSSMSFALFWLGEYANVLLMCALNAILFWGGYLPPVDWAPLYAVPGIIWLFAKIFFFFFVFSWVKATVPRYRYDQLMRLGWKIFLPISLFWVFLVSGYLMLTRYS
- the nuoI gene encoding NADH-quinone oxidoreductase subunit NuoI, with the translated sequence MSNISHLIKSFTLWEFAKAHWLTLKYFFKPKATINYPFEKNPISPRFRGEHALRRYPNGEERCIACKLCEAVCPAQAITIEAEPRDDGSRRTTRYDIDMTKCIFCGFCQEACPVDAVVEGPNFEYATETREELLYDKAKLLENGDKWEQAIAANLAADAPYR